A genome region from Megalobrama amblycephala isolate DHTTF-2021 linkage group LG16, ASM1881202v1, whole genome shotgun sequence includes the following:
- the LOC125249415 gene encoding POU domain class 2-associating factor 1 isoform X2 — protein sequence MVPNNTLPSYTHAGTSSFVEANQSGLNDSFVDVSGLCTGWIAQTTSTSALQSLSHWTPPDCQHHDPSIPSHTDMYVQPICPSYTVVGPSPMLTFAHTPLFTNLATVSTSSTTLPQVEIPDSSLTYIPWAQPLSTISSPVMQTPSVQAALSASQLFPVPLTLPVLSPEPEPQQVEPPQSPEGTLALEKLLEEDEGHKEPYICNSSLFSEDI from the exons ATGGTTCCCAACAACACTTTGCCGTCATACACACATGCTG GGACTTCAAGCTTTGTAGAAGCCAACCAGAGTGGTCTTAATGATTCATTTGTGGATGTCAGCGGGCTTTGCACAGGATGGATTGCCCAGACCACCAGCACATCTGCCCTCCAGTCTTTGAGCCACTGGACTCCCCCAGACTGCCAACACCATGATCCTTCCATCCCATCCCACACTGATATGTACGTCCAGCCGATCTGTCCCAGTTACACTGTGGTGGGCCCTTCCCCCATGCTGACGTTTGCGCACACACCTCTCTTCACCAACCTTGCG ACTGTAAGCACTTCAAGCACAACCCTGCCTCAGGTGGAGATCCCAGACTCCTCTTTGACATACATTCCTTGGGCTCAGCCTTTATCCACCATCTCCAGCCCTGTCATGCAGACCCCCTCTGTGCAGGCGGCCCTGTCAGCCTCCCAGCTCTTCCCAGTTCCTCTGACCTTGCCAGTACTCTCACCAGAACCTGAGCCTCAGCAGGTGGAGCCTCCCCAGTCCCCTGAGGGCACTCTAGCCCTTGAGAAACTGCTGGAAGAAGATGAGGGCCACAAAGAACCCTACATCTGCAACTCCTCACTGTTTTCAGAAGACATTTAG